The sequence GCCCCAACCGAGCGTCTCATAGGCCCAGAACCCGCCCATACAGAGCCCGACACCGACGAGAGTGGCGGACACGATCGCCCATGGCCGGACGATCGGCACCCACCCTTCGAAGTCGCGCTCGCAAAGCGCGGCGAAGGCCAGAGCGAACAGGGCCGTCAGCGAACCGAAGCCAAGGAAGATCGTCGGCGGATGGATGATCACCCAGTAGTTCTGCAGCGACGGCGCCAGTCCCAGTCCCTCGGCAGGGACGAACGGACGGCCGGCGATTTCGTTCAATTTGAACGGCGACTCGAAAGCGAGGATCGCTGAGATACAGCCGAGAAAGAACGCGAACGCGGTCGTATACCAGCGTTTGTACGATCCTGTCTTCCCGACCGTGAGCAATGCGAAAAGGGCCGAACACGCGGCCCAGAGGAGAAAACTGCCCTCCTGTCCGGACCAGATCCCTGCGATCCTATAGCCGAGCGCGTTCTTCGTGTCGGCGTGTCCATAGACGTAGGCGAATTCAAAGCGGTTGTCCGCGAAGAGAACGGCGAGGGCCCCGAAGGATCCGAGGACCGCCGCACAAGCGGCCACGAACGCCATGGAACCGGCTTTGGCCAAACGCGGAAATCGCTTGGAGAGCATCCAAGCGAGGACCGACAGGGCGAAGAGCGCCGCCGCGCCAATGATGAAGAACCGACCGGCCGCGCCCAATGCCAACGACCATGACGGGGGTTGGACGAGGTCGGTCAGGTTCAGTTCGTTCATGTTCGGAGGTCGGAGTCGGGATCGGAGTCCGGGGCCGTTACCGGCCCCGGACCGTCAGGGTCACTTCAGGCCCATCTCCGCACGGGCGGCACGCGCCCGGTCGGATTCGATCAACTGGTACTGCTGGTCACGCGTCAGCTTGGACTTGCCAGGCTTCGTGACGTTCAGTCCGTCCATGTTGGTGTTGGCCACCGTCAACAGGTGCTTGGCGTACGGGGCGTTGTGGACGCCGTAATCGCCGGACCGGATGACGAAGTAGTAGTTGTAGCGAGCGCGTTTGATCTCGATCGGAACGAGCGCTTGGTCGGGCGGGGTTCCGCCTTCGCCCGTGATCGTGCTCGTGTACTCCCAGTAGAGGGAGTTGCCGAACTCGGACTGGGCCCAAGTCTCCATTCTCGTCCTCAGGGCCACGAGGCTCGCGAGGATCTCGGTCTTGATCGTGTCGGACCGGGCCGCCGCGTCAGACGCGGTGTGGCACGGGGCGCACCCCTTGTCGAAGCTCACCGTGAAGGTGTGCCGCGAATCGGGCATGTGGCACTTCGTGCACTGGCCGGGAGCCTGCGCGTGGGCCGTGTTCCGTTCCACCGCACCGTTGCCCTCGACACCGCCGAAGCCCATCAGCATCTGCATCTGGTTGCTGTCGTGCATGCTCGGGCGGGTGGTGCTGGCGTTCAACCGAGTGTCGCTCGGGTTCGTGCCGCGGCCGTTGTGGCACTGCGCACAGATATGGTCGTAGTTCGTAAAGACGTCGGCCGTCTTGCCGGCGCCGATGTCGGTCGTGTCGGTGTTGAACACCTTGCGGCGCAACTGCACCTGTTTGCCGTCGGCACTCAGGTTCTCCGTGTTGGCGTGCGGGTCATGGCACGTCACACAGTCCGCCGAGTGAGGCGCGACGGTCAAGGTCGCTTCCGCGATCTCACGGATCTCGTCGTCCGTCGCCTCGGCCAGGTCTTTGCCGCCTTCGTTATAGACGGCCCTGACGAGCCCGCTGTGGCAGGAGATGCACCGGGACGTCCGACCGTAGCGGTTCGGGTCCTGGATGGCTTCTTCCACCGGGTCGGCCAGCAGCTTGCTGTGTTGCGAGAAGCTGAATTCGTCGGCGATCGGGCCGTGGCACTGGGCGCACACGACAGGCGATCCGGCCTTCGGGAACGTCAGGATGTTCTCTTTGGTCGGATTAGCCTTGTGGGCTCCGCCCGGGCCGTGGCAACTTTCGCAGGTGACCCCTTTGGTGAAGTGCGTGGTGTCTTTCCAATGACGGTAGATCGGGTCGTCCGGGCTCTTTCCGCCGTGGCAGGCCGCGCATGCGTCGGCGCCGATCGACTTCGAGGCCTTCTGCTCGTCGCTGAGCAAGGCCAGGAACTGTTCGGACGTGTTACCGCCTCCGCCGCCACCGCCGCCCCCAGCGGTCGATCCGCCCACGCCGCCACAGCTCTGGAGCGCCAGCGCCGCGGCCACGATGGGAATGCACGCGAATAAGGACATGAACCATCGGTTCTTCATCTTGTTCCTCCGCTAAACGTGGTTATCTCTTTCTCCTCATGGGCGCGGCTAGAACCGCACCGAAAAGCGGGCCGAGACGATGGTCGTCCGATAGCCCGTCAGGTCGTAGAGGCGGTCGTCCTTTTGCCAAGGAGCGACCACCAGTTCCAGGTCGTGGGCCGGCGAGAGGCGGCGGCGGACGCTGAGCGTCAACCGGGTGCCGCGGACGTCACCGGATTCGTAATGGTCCAGGTTCGCAGAAGCCGAGAGCGACGGGTCTTGCGACCAGTTCAGCCCGACGGCGTACGTGCGGGAGTTCGGGAAATAGAAGTCGAGGTCGCCGCCGGCCGGATCGCCGCCCGTGACGCGGAAGTCGTCAGCCGAGAACTCGGCGTAAAGGTTGACGGCCGGGTTGACCACGTAGCTTCCACCGAACACGACGTTGTTCCAGCCGACTTCGACGTCGCGCTGGGAATTCTTGTTCATGCGGTACGTGTAAGCGCCGTAGGCCGAAACGGTTTCATTGCCCCAGTCCGCCTTGGCCTGGAACATGGCCCTGTCGTCCCAAAGGAGCTGCCGCGTGTCGGTCGTGTTCATCACGGCCGTTTCGCGGAAGTCCTCCCAGGATCCACGGAACGTGACGCGGGCCGGGCCGAGGCGGCCGGAGAGCCGGGCGTCGTAGAGGTTCGACTTCGGAACGTCCACGAACGTGTGGTCGGTGCGCATCCGCTCCGATTCCTTGTGCTGGAAGCCCACTTGGAGGGACCAGCCCGGGAAGCGGTGTAACAGCTTCGCCCCTGAGACCAGGCGCTTCTGGACGAACGCGTTGCGGACGTTCGGAAGGTCGAGGTCTTGGCGGCCGAAGCGGAACTGCAGGGTGGTGTCCGGGCCCATGTCCCAGGCGCCGCCCAAAGCGTACGTCTTGACCGTGCTGTCGTCCAAGCCGGCCTGCATGATCCTGGAGTAAGCGAGTTGGCCGTCCAGGCTGAACGTATCGCCGAAGTCCCGGCCGTACGAGGCCCCGATCGTCCGTTGGAGGGAATCGGGCCGCACGCCGTTGTCGTCGGTGGTCTTCCGTTCGGCGGCCGACACGTCCAGGTGGCCGCCGAAGACCGTGCCGCCGACGCCGCCCGCAATGAGCCGTGAGGACACGTTCTCGTTCTCTTTCGGAGCCGGATATTGGGCGTTGCGCTTGTCGGCCCTATAGGTGACGAAGGCGCCGAAGCCCGGCGTGAACGAGTGTTCGAGCGAGAACTGGGACTCGTTGTCCGTGCTCGGTTCGAACGTCCGCCAGTCGTCGACGTAATAGCCGAACTCGGAGCGGTGCCCACGGAAGACCGTGTGCCCTTTGTTGAAGGCGATGAAGGCGCCGAGCGTGTTGTCCTGCTTCGGCATACCGCTCATCGCGAACCGGGCGTAAGGGAACGACGCGTCGCCGGGATGGACCAGCCGCAGATAGTGCAGCGCCAACCCCTCAGGGACCCGGGCTCCGTAGCTGAGGGCCGTGTTCGACCGGAAACCCGTGTAACCGATCGAAACCTCGTTCAACTTTTCACGTTCGGGCGCCTTTTCCGTTTCTTGCGCTTCCGACCCTTCGGTCGGAGCCGTGTCCTGCGCCCTGGCCCCGATCGCTGTCAGTGCCAAGACCGCTAGCGTCGCCGTCGAAAGCCATGATTGTCGTTTCATCGGTTCTCCTCCTTCAGGGTTTCAGGAATCGTGGATCGCTGTTGCTTCCGTGCGATGCGACGTGGCAACCGGCGTTCCAGCAGTTCTGGCCAGGGTAGTGGACGGCCATTTTGTCGGTGTGGCACTGGGCGCAAAGGCCTCGCGTCACGGAGTTCAACATCTTCGGATTGTTCGTACCGTGCGGTTTGTGGCATTCCTGACAACCGTCGCCGGTGAACCCGGCGACCGGGTCGTGCTCGTAGAGGAACGGTCCCGCCTTTTCGGTGTGACAGGTCACGCACTTCCCCTTGTAGGCGTCGTGGTTGACTTTGGCGTTCTTGTTCGCGTGCGGCGAGTGGCAGTCGCTACAGGCCATCCTCCCTTCCGGGACCGGATGGTGGCTCGCGCCGCGGAACTCCGCGTTCGCCGACGGGTGGCAGGATCCGCACAACGTGGCCTCGTCCGCCTTCAGCATGAGCTTCGGCTCGACTTTGGCGGCGAAGACGGGCGCCCTCGGGTCTTTCTTCAAGGCGCCGTGGCCGAGTCCTGAATCCGTGTCGGTATGGATCTGGTGGCACGACACGCACGACAGGTCGGCGCGCGCGTGTTCCGTCCGCTTCCAATGGCTGGCCGACATGGTCTTTTCATGGCAGCGCATGCAAGCGGCCGAGGACTCCTTGGGGGTCATCTTCGTGTACGAGATGACTTCCGGGTTCTCTTCGGCCTGATGGATGCGTCCTGGACCGTGACATCCCTGACAACCGTGCTTGTCCGGCGGCAGGCTATCGTCGGAAACGAGAGCCGAGTGCGGCGAGGCCGGGAAGTTCGCCACGATCTTTCCGTGGCATTCGGCGCACGCCTCCTCGTTCATATAGTCGTCCGGCGTAGCGCGCGCGAAGAGCTTCTCGGCTTGCGAGGCACCCTTCTGCTGGGCTGTCCCGGTGAAGCCGAAAGACAGCATCGCGACCCCTATCGCAAAGAGCAACGCTTGAAACTTCACTGGCCTTTCCTCCCTGACTTGGCGGTCTTTCCTGATGCCCCCGAGGCTCGGTGGCCGCCATTCGGAATATAGCGAAACTGTTCTCCTGTTTTCAGGTGAAACAGGAGAAAAACGGCAAGCTGTCCTCCGAAAGGACGACATCCGGTAAGCCGGAAGTCTCGGTGATTTGGGGCGAGGGCGTTCATGTCCCTTATTTCGGAAGGTGCAGGCTTCGGACGATGCAGACCACGGACACGTCGTCCCCGTCGCCGATCGCAGAAAGGTTGGCGGCGATCGGCATCTCGATCCCGCTCCGGTGGAGGCCGATCGTAGCGATATGGTCTCCCATGGCCCTACGGCTCGGACTCTCCATATAGCTGTTAAAGTGAGAGTCGTGCGCCGACCGGAAGGCGTTCGGGACGAGGTCCGACACGGGTCGGCCCGTCAAATCGTCGACTTCCCAACCGAACAGGTCCGCGGCCGATTCGTTGACCATCTGGATGATGCCGTCGGACCGGACGACCATGATGGCGTCCGGAGCCTGCTCGAGGAGCAAGCGGTAGAAGCGGTCTTCTTGGGAGCCCGCCAAGGGCGCGAACCGCGACCGGTCGCCGTTGGTGTGCGCGATCTCCTGTTTCAGGACGGTCGCGACCAGTTCCGTGCGGCTGTTCCGGCCGAGCTTCGCCCGGATCCGCCGCCAGTACGTCTTGACGGTCGCTTCGCTGATGCCGAGTCGGACTGCAATGGCGCTGTCGGTCAAACCTGCGGCGGCACACTTCAAGAGTTGTCGCTCGCGCACGCTCAGCGCCGGTCGTCTCGTGAGGGTCATGCTTAGACCGATCTTATCAGCCGGTTTCCGGCATGACCGGCGTCCGACGAGGCTGGAACCCCCACCCGGAGCTTTCTGTGAACTTTGGCGTCGGTCATACCAATGACGCCCAACTGCCGACGCCTGGAGACCCAAGACCGGCGACCCGACCCAGCGAATGTTCAGGGATGGCCGGGAGGAACGGCGAAAGCGAGAAAACCGGGCCGGAACGACGGACCGCGTGACCGGGCGCTGCGGACGACACGGCCCGCCACGATCAGGAACGCTCCGGACGACTGGAGCGGGTCACCCTGGACCACGCCTTGACGGTGCCCCTTCCACGCCGCCCGGACACCGCCCGTCACCGATTCCCAGGACAAGACGTCCCGAAAGCGGTACGTGCCCAAGCCGAACGCGGCATAGAGCTCGCGCTCCGGATCCGAGAACAGAAGCACGTCGCCCAATCCAAATGGGCGGAAAAACGCCGCTGCCTCTGCCTCGCTCCCTTGATGGACGAACGCCAACTGCGTCCCGACCGCATCGATCTTCGGACGGAGCTTGGCCAGGTCCGAGACCGTTTCGCGGCAGAACATTCACCCGAAGTGCCGCAAGAAAACGAGCAAGACGGGAGCGTCGGCCGAAACCGCCCGCAACGTCCGAACGGCAAGCGCCCCGTCGACGGGCAGGTCCCAGACGTCCGTCGCCTGCATCGGGTCACGCACCGCTGCGCAGGAACGTGCCGTCGTGAAGTTCCCTGTACGCCTGCTGCAGTTCGGCCTGCGTGTTCATGACGATCGGACCGCGCCAAGCGACCGGTTCCCGCAACGGTCTACCGGAGACCAGGAGGAACCGGACGCCTTCGTCGCCCGCCTCGAAGGTCACCTCGTCACCGGACCCGAACAGGACGAGCGACCTGTTATCGGCGTCAGGGCCGCCCGAGGAGACCGAAGCGTGACCGGTCAGACCGAACTCGCCGATATCGTCCGTAGGGACAGGCTGGGCTTCGGAAGCGTCGCGGAACGAAGCCGCCCCTGCGAAAACGTAGGCGAACGCTTGTCGCCGGGTATCGATCGGCAAGGTTTTGCGCCGACCGGGAGCGACCGAGACGTCCAGGTAAACGGGCTCGGCCGCAATCCCGTCGACGGGGCCCCGCTTGCCCCAATACTCTCCCGCCACGACCCGGATCCGCGTACCGTCGTCGTCGACCGCTTCGGGGATCTCTTCGGATTTGATCTCTTGGTAGTGGGGGGCCGACATTTTCTGCGACGACGGCAGGTTGGCCCAAAGCTGGAAGCCGTGCATTCGCCCGTGCTCGTCACCCTGAGGCATTTCCTGGTGGACGATCCCGCGTCCGGCCGTCATCCACTGGACGTCTCCGGCCGAGATCGTTCCACGGTTACCCATGCTGTCGCCATGGTCGACCGTGCCTGCCAACACGTAGGTGACCGTTTCGATCCCTCGGTGAGGGTGCCACGGGAAGCCGGCGAGGAACTCTTCGGGAAGGTCGTTCCGGAAATCGTCGAACAACAGGAACGGGTCGAAGGCCTCGGTGTCGCCGAACCCGAAGGCTCGGTGGAGGTGGACGCCGGCCCCCTCGATCGTGGGGACGGCTCGTGACACGGATCGGACCGGACGGATCGACATGTTCCTATTCCTTACGCCGGAGGCCGATCATACACTCCGGTCCCGTGGACTTTGGCGACTCTAGAAGGACCAACGTCGTCCCTCCCGTGCCAGAATGCCGCGTGTTCGCCCGACCTCTCGCGGCTTCGATCGCACTTCTTTCGTCGTTGGCCGCCTGGGCCGACGTCACGTCCCCCAAGGCCTTTCTCGGATTCGACGTGTGCGCGGACTATATGCTCGCCGACTATGGTCAGCTCAGCGCGTATTGGAAGCAGTTGACCAATGAGTCCGACCGCATCCGCCTCGTTTCGATCGGCAAGACGGAAGAAGGCCGCGACCAGCTCATGGCGGTCATCACCGACCCGATGAACGCGCGCCACCTCGAGTCGCACCGGAGGGCGAGCGCGCGGCTCGCCCTTGCCGAGGGGTTCAAGTCCGACGCTGAAGCCGAAGCCGTGGCGAAGAAGGCCAAAGCCGTGGTCTGGATCGACGGCGGGCTCCACGCCACCGAGACGATCTCGACGCAGTCCCTGATCGAGACCGCCTATCGGCTCGTGAGCGCTCAAGACGACGAGACGAAGCGGATCCTGCGCGACTGTATCGTGCTGCTCGTCCATGCGAACCCGGACGGCATGGATTTGGTCAGCAAGTGGTACATGCGCCGGGCGAAACCGGAAGAACGGTCCTTGATCGGTGTCCCGCGGCTCTATCAAAAGTACGCTGGCCACGACAACAACCGCGACTTCTACGCGAGCAACCTCGCCGAGACGCGGAACATCAACCGCGTGCTTTATCGCGAGTGGTTCCCGCAGATCGTCTACAACCACCATCAGAGCGCGCCCGCCGGCACGATGATGTTCGTCCCGCCCTTCCGCAGCCCGTTCAACCACAACGTCGATGCGCTCACCCAGATCAGCACCGACCTCGTCGGGACCGCCATCCACCAGCGACTGATCGCCGAGGGCAAACCTGGTTCCGTGATGCGCAGCGGCGCGAACTACAGCGCGTGGTGGAACGGGGGCCTTCGCACGACGACGTATTTCCACAACATGGTCGGCATCCTCACCGAGCTTTGGGGGTCGCCGAACCCCGCCCAGGTGCCGTTCCGGCCCGAGCGTCAAGTCCCGACGAGCGACCTCCCGCTTCCCGTGACGCCGGGCTTGTGGCACGCGCGTCAGTCGCTCGAGTACGAGATCACCGCGAACCTGGCCGTCCTCGACTACGCGAGCCGCCAGCGCCAGACGCTCTTGATGAACATCTACCGCGCCGGGCGGAACAGTATCGAACGCGGGTCGAAGGACACATGGACGCGGTACCCCTCCCGCATCGCATCGGAAGGTGCCAAGGCCCTGTCCGACCCGAAGTTCCGGGACGCCCGGGCGTATGTCGTTCCGAGCGACCAACCGGACTTCGCGACAGCGACGAAGTTTGTGGAACGGCTCTTGATGACGGGGATCAAAGTGGAACGCGTGACCGAAGCCCGTCCGGGCGCTCCCGTCGGGTCGTTCGTCGTCCGGACAGCTCAGGCGTTCCGGCCGCACGTCCTGGACATGTTCGAACCACAAGACCATCCGAACGACCTCCAATATCCGGGGGGTCCGCCCGTCCGACCTTACGACAACGCGGGCTACACGCTCGCCTTTCAAATGGGCGTCCGGTTCGAACGGTTGACCGATGCGGTGGAACTCAAGACCGAGCCCGTCGGGCCGACCGTCAAAGGCAGCGTCCCTATAGCCGGCTCCGGGCGATGGTTGACCGCGTCCGCGTCGCAGAACGACGCGTTCACCTTTGCGAACGCCATGGACGCCGCGCACGTCCCGGTCGCACGAGCCGTGAACGGCGCGTTCGCGGTCCCGGACAATGCGGAAGCGCGCCGGGTCGTCGCGACATTGGACTGGGGACGGTTCGAACCGACGGACGCCGTCGCAGACACCTCGCCTTATAAGAGGAAGCGCATCGGGCTTTGGGACACCTACGGCGGATCCATGGACTCCGGGTGGTTGCGCTACACGCTCGAGAAGTTCCGCTTCGACTTCCGACTGCTCTTCGCACCGGAGATCAACGGCGGCTCGCTGTCGGCGAAGTTCGACACGGTCGTGTTCCCCTCAGGCGCTGTCCCTTCGACCGTGCGGACAGCGACGGCCAATCCGCTCCTCGACGATCCGACCGTGCCGCAGGAATGGAAGAACCTGATCGGGACGATGTCTCAGCAGGGGCTCGATGCCCTGAAGTCGTTCGCGAGAGACGGGGGCACCATCGTCGCGATGGGCTCGTCGGCACTGCCTTTGGCGAAGCATCTTGGGCTTCCCGTCGAAAACGCGTTGGAAGGCGTCCGAGACGCCGACTTCTTCGTTCCCGGTTCCGTGCTGAGGATCCGACTCGACCCGGCCAGCCCCTTGTGCAAAGGGCTCCCGGAGCAGCTCGACGTCATGTTCGACGAAAGCCCCGCGTTCCGGCTGAAGGGAGACACCGGACGGGCCGCATGGTTCGATACCGAAACGCCGTTGAGGTCCGGTTGGGCCTGGGGTCAGAAGAAGCTGAAGGACGCCGATGCCGTCATCGACCTGCCGATCGGCAAGGGGCGGGTCGTCTTGATCGGGCCGGAGGTCAACTTCCGGGCGCAGTCGGACGGCGCTTATAAGATCCTGTTCAACGCGCTCTCTTGACCCGCGCACGGCCAAGCGTCGCGAGGTTAAACTGGCGTCCGCAGGCAAGACATGGCAAAGGACATGACGCGAAGGGACGTTCTGAGGGGCACGGCGGTCGCCGCCGTCGGCCTAGCGGTCGGAAGGGTGCCGGCATCGGCTTCGGTCGTCGGCCCCACCGAAAGCGGTGAAGGACAGCGCCGGATGGGAGAGAAGCTCCGCGTCGGCATCATCGGTTGTGGAGGTAAGGGTTGGAGCGGCACGGAACAAGCGGCCGAGTTCGGCGAGATCGTCGCGCTCTGCGACACCGACGTCAACGACCGTTCCAAGGCGCTCTTGGCGCACCCGCGCGCGAGCACGTTCGAAGACTATCGCGAGATGATCGCGGCAATGAAAGGCAAGGTCGACTGTGTCGTGGTCAGCACGCCCGACCATCACCACGCCCCCGCTTCCGCCCTCGCGATGAAAGCGGGCATGCACGTCTATTGCGAAAAGCCGCTGACCCGCACGATCTGGGAAGCGAGACAGCTGCAAAGGATCGCGCGCGAGAAAAAGGTCGCGACGCAAATGGGCAACCAGAGCACGGCGAGCACCCCGATGCGCAAGACGGCCGCCCTCATCCGCAAGGGCACGTTCGGCAAAGTCAAAGAGGTCTACCTCTGGACCGACCGCGCCTCCGGCTGGTGGAAACAAGGCGTCGACCGCCCCGCGCCCGGCACCGCCCCGAAGACCTTGAACTTCGACCTCTGGCTCGGTCCCCGGCCCGACCGCCCCTTCGCCGAAGGCTATCACCCGTTTTCATGGCGCGGCTGGTGGGATTTCGGGACCGGTGCGCTCGGCGACATGGGCTGCCACATCTTCAACATGCCGTTCATGGCGCTCGACTTGCGCGACCCGCTGACGGTCCAAGCGCAAACGAGCGGCCACAACCGCGACAGCTTCCCCGCTTGGTCGATCGTCACCTATGAGTTCGGCGAGCGCAACGGGCGGGCGCCGCTGAAACTGACCTGGTACGACGGCGGCAAGAAACCGCCGGCCGAGCTCGTGCCAGGCTTCGAGATCGGCGGGAACGGCTCGATCGTGGTCTGCGAGAACGCGACGATCTTCAGCCCCAACGAAGGCAACACCGAGTTCCACATCGTCGGAGGCGGCACGATGCCGGAAGTCGCGGTGGACGAGTCGCCCGGGCATATGGCCGAGTTCATGCGCGCCGCGGGCGGCGGCAAAGCGGCGGTTTCGAACATCCCCGACTACAGCGGCCCTCTGACGGAAACCGTACTGTTAGGTAACCTTGCCATCTGGGCCAACGGGCCGAAGCTCGAATGGGACGCCCGTGCCATGAAGGTCAAAGGCACGAGCGAGTTCGACTCGCTGATCCGTCCTGCGTTCAAGCCGGGCTGGAGCGTTTGAAACGAGGGGCGAGGGCGTGACCTACGACGAGTTCGCCGCCCTCGCCCTCACGCTTCCCGGCGTCGTCGAAGTCGTCAAAAAGTCGGAGATCGACCTTGTGCGCGACGGCCGCCACATCGGGCGGTTGCGCGAAAAGGGGACCGCTTTCGCACTCCGCCTTCCCTGGGACAGGGTGGACGCCTTGCTCGCTTCGGATCCCGAAGTGTTTTTCGTGACGAAGCACTACGACGGCTGGCCCTACGTGCTGGCGCGGCTGGACAAGCTCGACCCGGACATGGCGGCCGAACTGCTCCACGACTCTTGGGAGGTCGCCCCCGAGACCTTGCCGCTCCGTCCCAAGTCGGGCGCCTAGACCACGCGTCCCCTCGTCACAATCCTGGGTTTAACAAACAATAAGGCGGCATGCGTGCACCGCGCTTCGCCCTTCTTCTCTCGGCTTTGACCGTCGCGACGGCCGCGCACGCCGCCATCGTCGCGAACACCGGCTCGAGCGACGTCTTGATCGCGGGTCCCGGCGTCGGCTACACGCCAGATTTCTTCGACGATCCCGTCTCCGTCGTCCATGGATGGGACGAGACGCAGAACGTCACCCTCACGAGCGGACTGGCGGTCGACGTGACCATGCCCGGCACCTATTTCTCCATCGGCGGCCTGACCCCGGGAGTCATCGCGGCGGGCACCGTCGTCAACAGTCACACGTTGTACTTCGATCCCGTCGGTGGATCGGTCTCGGCCGGTTTCCAGTTCGACGGCACGATCCTCGGCGTGGTCCTGATCGACGACCCCGTCGCCGACCCGTTCGTGGCTTCGGACTTTCTGATCCCGGCATCCGTGCCTCCCGGCAACGTCCCGCCCAGCACTTTCGCCGCCCGGGGCTGTGAGATCTCGCCGAACGCGGACATCGTCACGGTCGGCGTGAACACGATCAAGGTCGACCTTTCGGCGGGTTCTCCCGGCGACCAGGTCCGCGTCCTGACCGCGGTCGTCCCCGAACCGTTCACGATGGTCGGCTTCGGCACGCTGGCGGCTGCGCTAATGGCCCGACGTCGTCATAGGAGTTGAAGCGTAAGGAGTCGGGAAACGCGCTCGGATTGAACCGCTCCGTCCCTGTGGCGTTCCTTGGCCGTCTCGGCGTCTTTGCGTGAAAGAGCAAGGCGGGGGACAAGGCCCGGTCAACGGTGCAAGCCTGTTCCCGGGCCCGTCGGTGTGCGCATCTGGGCCTTGGACTCCGGCATGCCGTAAAGCTCCGGTTGCAGGTAGGTGCCGCGCGCGATCTCGGGTTTCACCGGCTCGACCTCGTGACCGAACTTCTGGACCCAACGGTCGTTGCGGACCGCGTCCACCCGCCAGTTCACTTCGACCCGAGGCTTGCTCGTCCGGATCTGGAACCGGCCGTTGTCCACCTTGCGCACGACCTTGACCATCACGAAGTCGGCCGAGCCATCGATGACGGTGAGTTGGATCAACGGGTCGCGGTTGATGCTCTCGTAGTAAGACGGCAACCGGACCGTGGCATAGCCTGTCGAGTCCGTCACGACCGATCCTTGATAGACGTTCCTCGGTTCCGGCCCTTCGGCACTGTAATGCAGCAGGTACCTGTTCTCCGGATCGAGCGGATGGTCGATCACGAAGCTCTTCGTGCCCGTCGCGCCCGTCCTGCCGTCGCTGAAGACCCCGAACCCCGTCGTGCTCAAGCCTCGACCGTACACCCCGACGCCGAGGCCTTGACCGGCGGCGACTCCGAACACGCCGGTGCCGTTCGTCGTGCTCTTGGAGTCACCGAACACGCCATAGCTCGACGACGTCGTCCTTGAAGCCAATCCCCAGACGCCGATTCCGTCCGTGCTCGTGGATTCTCCCTGCACGCCGACCGTCTGAGTCTGTCCCGTACTTTCTGCCCGGGAGTGAAGGCCCATCGTCTTGCCGATGAACCGTGCCGCGATCGAGGTCACTCCGGCCTGGTCGACCGGGTTGTTCGCGAACAGAGCCGGTGTACCGTTGAGAGAGTTGTTCAAAACGTGGATGCCCGTCCCCGTGGTGCTGAAGAAAAAGCCTGCCGTGCCTTGGTCCGTT is a genomic window of Armatimonadota bacterium containing:
- a CDS encoding Gfo/Idh/MocA family oxidoreductase codes for the protein MTRRDVLRGTAVAAVGLAVGRVPASASVVGPTESGEGQRRMGEKLRVGIIGCGGKGWSGTEQAAEFGEIVALCDTDVNDRSKALLAHPRASTFEDYREMIAAMKGKVDCVVVSTPDHHHAPASALAMKAGMHVYCEKPLTRTIWEARQLQRIAREKKVATQMGNQSTASTPMRKTAALIRKGTFGKVKEVYLWTDRASGWWKQGVDRPAPGTAPKTLNFDLWLGPRPDRPFAEGYHPFSWRGWWDFGTGALGDMGCHIFNMPFMALDLRDPLTVQAQTSGHNRDSFPAWSIVTYEFGERNGRAPLKLTWYDGGKKPPAELVPGFEIGGNGSIVVCENATIFSPNEGNTEFHIVGGGTMPEVAVDESPGHMAEFMRAAGGGKAAVSNIPDYSGPLTETVLLGNLAIWANGPKLEWDARAMKVKGTSEFDSLIRPAFKPGWSV
- a CDS encoding pirin family protein codes for the protein MSIRPVRSVSRAVPTIEGAGVHLHRAFGFGDTEAFDPFLLFDDFRNDLPEEFLAGFPWHPHRGIETVTYVLAGTVDHGDSMGNRGTISAGDVQWMTAGRGIVHQEMPQGDEHGRMHGFQLWANLPSSQKMSAPHYQEIKSEEIPEAVDDDGTRIRVVAGEYWGKRGPVDGIAAEPVYLDVSVAPGRRKTLPIDTRRQAFAYVFAGAASFRDASEAQPVPTDDIGEFGLTGHASVSSGGPDADNRSLVLFGSGDEVTFEAGDEGVRFLLVSGRPLREPVAWRGPIVMNTQAELQQAYRELHDGTFLRSGA
- a CDS encoding cytochrome c3 family protein — protein: MSLFACIPIVAAALALQSCGGVGGSTAGGGGGGGGGNTSEQFLALLSDEQKASKSIGADACAACHGGKSPDDPIYRHWKDTTHFTKGVTCESCHGPGGAHKANPTKENILTFPKAGSPVVCAQCHGPIADEFSFSQHSKLLADPVEEAIQDPNRYGRTSRCISCHSGLVRAVYNEGGKDLAEATDDEIREIAEATLTVAPHSADCVTCHDPHANTENLSADGKQVQLRRKVFNTDTTDIGAGKTADVFTNYDHICAQCHNGRGTNPSDTRLNASTTRPSMHDSNQMQMLMGFGGVEGNGAVERNTAHAQAPGQCTKCHMPDSRHTFTVSFDKGCAPCHTASDAAARSDTIKTEILASLVALRTRMETWAQSEFGNSLYWEYTSTITGEGGTPPDQALVPIEIKRARYNYYFVIRSGDYGVHNAPYAKHLLTVANTNMDGLNVTKPGKSKLTRDQQYQLIESDRARAARAEMGLK
- a CDS encoding peptidase, translating into MPECRVFARPLAASIALLSSLAAWADVTSPKAFLGFDVCADYMLADYGQLSAYWKQLTNESDRIRLVSIGKTEEGRDQLMAVITDPMNARHLESHRRASARLALAEGFKSDAEAEAVAKKAKAVVWIDGGLHATETISTQSLIETAYRLVSAQDDETKRILRDCIVLLVHANPDGMDLVSKWYMRRAKPEERSLIGVPRLYQKYAGHDNNRDFYASNLAETRNINRVLYREWFPQIVYNHHQSAPAGTMMFVPPFRSPFNHNVDALTQISTDLVGTAIHQRLIAEGKPGSVMRSGANYSAWWNGGLRTTTYFHNMVGILTELWGSPNPAQVPFRPERQVPTSDLPLPVTPGLWHARQSLEYEITANLAVLDYASRQRQTLLMNIYRAGRNSIERGSKDTWTRYPSRIASEGAKALSDPKFRDARAYVVPSDQPDFATATKFVERLLMTGIKVERVTEARPGAPVGSFVVRTAQAFRPHVLDMFEPQDHPNDLQYPGGPPVRPYDNAGYTLAFQMGVRFERLTDAVELKTEPVGPTVKGSVPIAGSGRWLTASASQNDAFTFANAMDAAHVPVARAVNGAFAVPDNAEARRVVATLDWGRFEPTDAVADTSPYKRKRIGLWDTYGGSMDSGWLRYTLEKFRFDFRLLFAPEINGGSLSAKFDTVVFPSGAVPSTVRTATANPLLDDPTVPQEWKNLIGTMSQQGLDALKSFARDGGTIVAMGSSALPLAKHLGLPVENALEGVRDADFFVPGSVLRIRLDPASPLCKGLPEQLDVMFDESPAFRLKGDTGRAAWFDTETPLRSGWAWGQKKLKDADAVIDLPIGKGRVVLIGPEVNFRAQSDGAYKILFNALS
- a CDS encoding PAS domain S-box protein, with the protein product MTLTRRPALSVRERQLLKCAAAGLTDSAIAVRLGISEATVKTYWRRIRAKLGRNSRTELVATVLKQEIAHTNGDRSRFAPLAGSQEDRFYRLLLEQAPDAIMVVRSDGIIQMVNESAADLFGWEVDDLTGRPVSDLVPNAFRSAHDSHFNSYMESPSRRAMGDHIATIGLHRSGIEMPIAANLSAIGDGDDVSVVCIVRSLHLPK